GACTATGTCTGTTAGCTTAGCACTGCTGGAACCCCCATCTGAGCCCAAGAATTCTCCTTGAAACACAATTTTACAAGCTATTATTGCACGTATCCCCAGCTAAGGAAATAGTTGAAGCCTGTGTTTACCTCCTGCAACGCTGTAGCTTTGTGTCCTGTGACAAGTCGACACATGATAATGTGTTCCAACAAAATCACTTGGAAAGATGACAAGATAGGACTGCAGTCCAACACTGAAGAGGGAACAAAGGGAATATGGTTAAGTGATGTTAAGATAATACCAATATCCAGGGCACACAGACCCTCCTGCACCCAGCCAGCTTCCTAGTGCAGGTGGTTCAGCACAAAGAGCTCTTGAAACAAGTAATGGAATCTTGCAGCATCAGCCAGATTCTCATCCTTTATACTTACTTTTTAGCTTCTCTAGCTGCATGAGTGCTTTGTCTGTGTACttctgagccttctccaggtaCCCTGCTTGCATGGAATGCATCACTGTCACCTGCCAGAGGACACAGGAAAGAttacaaaacatttcctttgcagAGGAAAGGTCTGAGCATTCACACAACAGTTTTATAtcaattaagaacaaaaatcacattCAAGAAGTGTGGCAAATCAGTTTCAAGAACGTGAAGTCAAGATTGCTCTTCTGTTGGTAAAAATAAGCCAACATAGAATCAAACCTTCCCCTAGAATTATCTGGGTTTGATATTAATGAAGCTTTATTCCACTTCCCAGACTTCTCACACAGCCTTTTCAAACACTGACGTCactgaaagcaattttctcACAGATGCCGTGTCAGAATTAAGCTGTCAGCGCAATGTAAAGCAGCACGTGGTTTGAAGAATCAATCGCTGCTGGTTTTAGACCACTTTTAAGCAATTCCTCATTAATTAGCAATATGCATTAAGTAAAAGAGAGCTGCTCACCAAGTAGACGAGCACACACATGTGTTCCTTAGGCAGCCAGTGAAAGAGATCCGCAGGGTTGCTGGGCAGAATCTCATCATCGTGTAGCGTGGATATGGTCTGAATGCACTGCTGAAGCTGCTTCAGACACGGCTTCACACTCTTCACCTGCATGAGATGATGCACTTCAGACACAGCCACTGCATCCCAGTCACCTGAACACTTACTTAGCTAGTAAACCTGCCAAGCAACCAATAATCCCCATGCTCATGAACTTAAGTCAGACCCAGCTCTTGCAGTCTACACGCACCTGCCCAGCATCCAGGTAATGTGTGACCTGCAGGACTAAGAAGAACACACGCAACGACTCCTTCTGGATGGGGTTTCCTTGCCAGTTTTCAACTATCTGCCCACACAGGGTAAGGAGAGGGTGCACCTCCTGCAGCTTCCGTTCCATCAGAAGGAGCTGTAATTCAAAACACAAACCAGTTTTGTGCTTGGCAGTTCAGATGCTCAGAGACCAAAGTCATATTGATccattatttcaaataaaactaGACTCAAAGGCATCTGTTTGCAAAAGCAGCAACCTTGGAACAGTATTTTCATCCTTAATTCCAAGGGATCCAAAGACAATTCACAGTTAGAaaccacagaaagcaaaggaaccCATGCACAAGAATCCTACAGACTTGAGGCTTATTCTGGACCCATTTGACTCTGTGTTTACATGAACAGAATATACAGAGCACAGTTAATACCTTAAAATAAGCAACTGATGTTCAGATAAGTTACATTCTCTTCTAGCTTGTATCACACTAGTTAAAAATTTAGAAGCGTATCCAACTCACCATTCCCTTGCTTAGCAGAAACAgtgctctgaaatgaaagaaaataaggtcATAATCGAAAGGAAACACCAAACACCCCCCACATAAAGCACATTTATAAAGCATGTCTCTATCCAGCACATAAAGGTAGATGGAGAAGTCCAATCCCAGCACCAGGAACCACAAACCCAACCTCTCAGCTCCATGCCTAAGCCTCAAACCATTCCAGCTGCAGTAGCTGCTAAGGTCAAAACAAGGCTTATAAAACAAAGTTCagtatgaaaaacaacaacagaaacctCTCCCAAATCTTAGCAGACATCATtgattttcagaggaaaattaAAGAGCTGAACAAACTCAGATCTAAGAGAGCACTCAGGATCAATGTTTCGCCTGTAAAACCCACGTGGCAATCAGAGGCCACATCTCTCATTTAGAGATAGAAGAGGAGGATGTAGTATAACACATCCAAATAAGAACAACAACccaaagagagaaggaaaaaagccaaaGCTGTGTGGAACTCACCTGGTATACTCAGACCCCACCACTCGGGCATACTCTGCTCCCACTCCCAGAAGGTCACATGCAGATACCAAATCTTTTTCAAGAGTATGTAgttgctgaaatgaaataaggCCAAAAAAAAGGTCAACTTTCCTTAATGAGACTGataatccttttgttttttaatgtaattactTCTGTGTTTCACATGTGATAACTGCTATTAATTACTTTGCCTCATGCTGGACTCATTTTCCAGGATCACCTGGAATTCCCCAGAAAAAGCCTGTAATGATTCAGAAGGAACTTCACAGCCAGGTTTCATGCTCCAAAGCTGTTATAATTTACTGACATTACGTGCAGGCAGGATCAATTCAGACAGAACCAACCTTGTACAGTTACATCAGCAAGTACATCATGCAAGGCACGACTCAGGTGATGAGGAAGGGATGGCACAGCCTGCACAGCacccctccctccttccagcCTCCcacatttcagatgttttccagGCTCAGGTAAAGAGCCACACAACTGCAGAAGAACATGGACTGAAGCAGTGAGACATACGGACCCTTGTGGTCAAGCAAAAAAGCCAGAAAGGAAATaccacacagaaaagaaatcagcaaaGAATGTCAAGCTCCAAGAAAGGATCCTATTCAGTGGGAGGCACcgagagaaaaaacatttaagCTTCTTGTGGGTACTCAGGCATTAACTCAttgcaaagcaaacatttgtCCTTTAATCGATAGGAAAAGCTCTGCACAGTTCCCAAACTATACAAAGGAGCTCAGCAGTTCCTTTGCAAGGAAGTTGGTCTGCTTGTTTAAGCCCATCAGGAAGGGTGGAAAGACAAGTACAGGTGACTATTAAGGCAGCCTTCAAAGACAAAATTTCTTGCTAGCCAGCTCCCCTTCACAGAATACCTCTAAAGAGCAATTAAATCCCTCAGATCTCTCTCTCCATTGATACCGATGACTGGAAAAAATAGAGGTAGCCAAGATCTTTCACATAACACAGATGTTTCCCAGCCACAGCGTTACATGGTACTCCCAGTTAGCAATAGAACATCACTCACTGCAAGTTGGAAAAGCAGCCTACAGTGCCAGTATGGAGTCTGCTGTGAGATCTGGATGGCCTTGCGTAACAGAGGCTTCGCTGTGTCCACTGagttctgaaacagaaacacaaagccaAGTCAACACGAGAGCCAGGCCCTGAgcattgctgcaggagcagcttcTGAACAAGACGTGTTCGGTGCTGATCCTCAACCAAAGCCTCACAGGTCAGGACATTTATAACATGAAAAGTAACCCGTGTAAGCTTTTAACATGCAACACCACACAACCATAATCAAAGTCTGCTCAAAGGCATCGACTATTCCAACGTTCCCAGCACTGTCTCTGCAGGAGGAgcactccagccctctgagcaccCTCATGCTGCAAAAGGTCCATTGATTTCCTGAGGCTGGGGGCACAGAATCCTTTGCAATATTCCAGGTGGGGCCACacgagggcagagcagagggggacaaacccctcccttgtcctgctgccaCTTCTCTATCGATCCAGCCCAGGATCCAGCTGGCAAACCCCACTGCTAACAGCTGTACCCCATACAGAGagcaaaaccagcagcagcacacagagcccccCATTGCAGCACTCACCTCCTGGCAGTACAGCTCGGACAGCAGACTGGCTGCCTCGAACTTCACGTCCTCAAACTGCGGGATCTGACAACATCTGAGTTAAGTAAATACTCAAAGCAGCATCACAACACCCCTCACCCTTACAGTAACACACGGAGCTAAGAAAGCAGCCCTGAGCGGGTTGAGTGGGTTAAGAACTCGGCCTCACTCCCTGTCCCATCGCCGGGCCTCTTCTGGGATGACTTCAGGCGGCCAGTTAAGGATACCTGCTGCGAGATCAGCCACTGCAAGAGAACAAGGCGGTTAGCACACGGTGGATCAGCACACGGTGGACAGCTCAGCCCCCCCCACCGCCCGCAGCCCCCACACTCACCGCCTTCTCCAGGTGCCCCCGGGCCTGCTCCCCGTTTCGGGTGTGGTGGTAGAGCACTGAGCCGAGCTGGAGGTGAGTGCGGGCCTCCATACGGGCCGGGGGCTTCCTGGGCAGCACGGCCTGCAGGCAGTGCACGCAAAGCCGAACCTTGGGCGGGCTGGACGTTCGGAAGTGCTCGGCCAGGCCTAGAAGCGCCAGGTACCACGACTCCCCGCCGCCTCCGGCCGCACCGCCGCCCGACCCCGAGCCCGGGCCGGGCCCAGCTCCccccgctcctcctcctcctcccgctccccctcctcctcctccggcCTCCCCGGAGCCCGCGGCTCCTCCCGCTGCcggctggggctgctgctgtgggggcggctgctgctgaggggccgctccgcccgccgcgcccgccgccaccgccgccatCTCAGTCAGGGCCGCGACAACacgggaggggggggggggggaggaaggggaggaacCGGGATGGGGGGGCAGCGGAGCGCGCGGGG
The DNA window shown above is from Coturnix japonica isolate 7356 chromosome 28, Coturnix japonica 2.1, whole genome shotgun sequence and carries:
- the MAU2 gene encoding LOW QUALITY PROTEIN: MAU2 chromatid cohesion factor homolog (The sequence of the model RefSeq protein was modified relative to this genomic sequence to represent the inferred CDS: inserted 2 bases in 1 codon), producing the protein MAAVAAGAAGGAAPQQQPPPQQQPQPAAGGAAGSGEAGGGGGGAGGGGGAGGAGPGPGSGSGGGAAGGGGESWYLALLGLAEHFRTSSPPKVRLCVHCLQAVLPRKPPARMEARTHLQLGSVLYHHTRNGEQARGHLEKAWLISQQIPQFEDVKFEAASLLSELYCQENSVDTAKPLLRKAIQISQQTPYWHCRLLFQLAQLHTLEKDLVSACDLLGVGAEYARVVGSEYTRALFLLSKGMLLLMERKLQEVHPLLTLCGQIVENWQGNPIQKESLRVFFLVLQVTHYLDAGQVKSVKPCLKQLQQCIQTISTLHDDEILPSNPADLFHWLPKEHMCVLVYLVTVMHSMQAGYLEKAQKYTDKALMQLEKLKMLDCSPILSSFQVILLEHIIMCRLVTGHKATALQEISQVCQLCQQSPRLFSNHAAQLHTLLGLYCISVNCMDNAEXQFTTALRLTTHQELWAFIVTNLASVYIREGNRHQELYSLLERINPDHNFPVSSHCLRAAAFYIRGLFSFFQGRYNEAKRFLRETLKMSNAEDLNRLTACSLVLLGHIFYVLGNHRESNNMVVPAMQLASKIPDMSVQLWSSALLRDLNKACGNAMDAHEAAQMHQNFSQQLLQDHIEACSLPEHNLITWTDGPPPVQFQAQNGPTTSLASLL